From Pectinophora gossypiella chromosome 16, ilPecGoss1.1, whole genome shotgun sequence, one genomic window encodes:
- the LOC126373581 gene encoding protein twist translates to MDKINRKRSTRVSVPSLFLLQRGRRPREALAGNGYFLYLVNEGTAGAGAQDARQSAPYRRCSPTACHTTNMNYENCENIVPIKSEINECPDDEEYYAYVPMEVKPHLEAQFAPSSPTHLMDLSNGPERPHHPWPTNVIFAKDEREYQHAAVFPPIEQQYVDQRQVQYPRNVYYEDSNSQDRLQYPYPSPDVSRSTEGYRTSADENEEQKKSRKRSSKSRKRAQSFEEMQIQRVMANVRERQRTQSLNEAFASLRQIIPSLPSDKLSKIQTLQLATQYIEFLYQILSNNESAPSSDGGSDAGSEHGKYLAQDKLSYAFSVWRMEGEWTHGQT, encoded by the coding sequence ATGGACAAGATAAACAGAAAACGATCAACACGAGTTAGCGTGCCGTCTCTGTTCCTCCTGCAGAGGGGGCGGCGCCCACGGGAGGCGCTCGCTGGAAATGGTTATTTTTTGTATCTTGTCAATGAAGGCACGGCAGGGGCGGGCGCTCAGGACGCGCGTCAGTCCGCTCCGTACCGCCGCTGCAGCCCGACTGCATGTCACACCACAAATATGAACTACGAAAACTGTGAAAACATAGTGCCTATTAAAAGTGAGATAAACGAATGTCCCGACGACGAGGAGTATTATGCGTACGTGCCGATGGAGGTGAAGCCTCACCTGGAGGCGCAGTTCGCGCCCTCCTCACCCACGCACCTGATGGACCTTAGCAATGGGCCCGAGCGCCCGCATCACCCGTGGCCCACGAACGTCATCTTCGCCAAGGACGAGCGAGAGTACCAGCACGCCGCCGTTTTCCCGCCAATAGAACAGCAATACGTCGACCAGCGGCAGGTACAGTATCCCAGAAACGTGTACTACGAAGATTCCAATTCGCAAGACAGATTACAGTACCCCTACCCCTCGCCCGACGTGTCGAGATCCACGGAAGGGTATCGCACGTCGGCGGACGAGAATGAAGAACAGAAGAAGAGTAGGAAACGAAGTTCCAAGTCGAGGAAAAGAGCGCAGTCGTTTGAGGAGATGCAGATACAGCGAGTGATGGCGAACGTGAGGGAGCGGCAGCGGACGCAGAGCTTGAACGAGGCCTTCGCCAGTTTACGGCAAATCATTCCATCTTTACCTAGCGACAAGTTGTCAAAAATCCAGACGTTGCAACTGGCGACACAATACATAGAGTTTCTGTATCAAATCCTGTCGAACAACGAGTCTGCGCCGAGCAGTGACGGCGGCAGCGACGCGGGCAGCGAGCACGGCAAGTACTTAGCACAAGATAAACTGAGCTATGCGTTCTCCGTGTGGCGGATGGAGGGCGAGTGGACCCACGGACAGACGTGA
- the LOC126373557 gene encoding zinc finger protein 724-like: MDGNMVLKCPLCCDKTFSSKPALINHLTNTFENITCPSCNKKWSNVDQLIEHLSLDDCQPESEVIDIRFDDNTENDNNSVGSFKETEVVACTKENVVQKELMDPISSTIKDNTIDTEVGSMYVELLSKQLMKPCLQTQELKLVKDGDVSRYVIVTDDMNMDVDTDNAVVTKQNNDGTISLTTVRDMKLESETVITQDNSEAMESQEEIYSCNTCGVSFTSVLEHIQNYHNDQDVVVEESLEEGNADASGNISLEFEDHMRPEDNPSEKQTSRRMITETGDIIEEPLYLKTTSISLATADTTKPAQPHLKEELVDKDGRVYTRRYVMVDKFCDSVVKDINEPGENGGPYHKVVIKEMEAEGGEKMKVFNCMSCNIYVSSLEDFKLHPCKTLKYTCPHCPVYYENSKSLCAHMKVHKTKADVPPPQPISFECEICATIFPTNKSLKLHKRMHDPIKSRPIDPPVEGAEGGEVSNDKFLCSICDKLIPIDYRVIHQNSHKGIDKFNCDICNKKFHSGEYLEMHMSVHSLDKVTVSKQDKSLPYTCLYCDRRFARPHEKVKHERIHTGEKPHTCDICGKSFRVSYCLTLHMRTHTGARPYACSHCGKRFKAHSVFNHHLLTHSEVRAYKCPYCPKAFKTSVQLAGHKNSHTKPFSCQHCNRPFASLYAVRVHTETHSRQNNLKFSCSLCGASYARAFALKDHIKQVHDKEAEKADHLTAIKEDDWIVQQSADADVEEVQITKELPHGLEISELGIINSNELTVP, from the exons ATGGATGGTAATATGGTATTGAAATGCCCTCTTTGCTGCGACAAAACTTTTAGTTCTAAGCCGGCACTTATAAACCACTTGACAAATACTTTTGAAAACATTACTTGTCCTAGCTGCAATAAAAAGTGGTCGAATGTGGACCAACTTATTGAACATTTGAGCTTAGATGATTGCCAGCCAGAGAGTGAAGTAATAGACATAAGGTTTGATGATAATACTGAGAATGATAATAACAGTGTTGGTAGTTTCAAAGAAACAGAAGTGGTAGCTTGTACAAAAGAAAATG TGGTTCAAAAAGAATTGATGGATCCAATATCATCCACTATAAAGGATAATACCATAGATACCGAAGTGGGTTCCATGTACGTAGAATTACTGAGCAAGCAGCTCATGAAGCCATGTCTTCAAACTCAGGAGTTGAAACTGGTGAAAGATGGTGACGTTAGTAGGTACGTCATCGTGACAGATGACATGAACATGGATGTTGATACGGACAATGCTGTGGTCACAAAGCAGAATAATGATGGAACTATTTCCCTTACTACAGTGAGAG ACATGAAGCTAGAGTCAGAGACAGTGATCACCCAGGATAACTCGGAGGCTATGGAGAGTCAAGAGGAGATCTACAGCTGCAACACCTGTGGAGTCTCCTTCACATCTGTTTTGGAACACATACAAAATTACCATAATGATCAGGATGTTGTTGTTGAG GAATCCTTGGAGGAAGGCAATGCAGATGCATCAGGAAATATTTCATTAGAATTCGAAGATCATATGCGGCCGGAAGACAACCCGTCTGAGAAGCAGACATCCCGACGGATGATCACCGAAACTGGAGACATTATTGAAGAGCCATTATATTTGAAAACCACGTCTATTTCACTAG CAACAGCAGATACGACAAAACCAGCTCAACCGCATTTGAAGGAAGAGCTCGTAGACAAGGATGGGCGGGTGTACACACGTCGATACGTCATGGTGGACAAGTTCTGTGACAGTGTTGTCAAGGATATCAACGAGCCCGGAG AAAATGGCGGTCCGTATCATAAAGTAGTGATAAAAGAGATGGAGGCGGAAGGCGGGGAGAAGATGAAGGTGTTCAACTGTATGTCGTGCAACATCTACGTGTCTTCTTTGGAGGACTTCAAGTTGCATCCTTGTAAAACAT tgaaGTACACATGTCCGCACTGTCCAGTGTATTACGAGAACTCCAAATCTCTCTGCGCTCATATGAAAGTCCACAAGACTAAAGCCG ATGTGCCACCTCCGCAGCCTATATCGTTCGAGTGTGAAATATGTGCAACGATATTCCCAACAAATAAATCATTGAAACTGCATAAACGGATGCACGAccctattaa ATCACGCCCCATAGACCCGCCTGTAGAGGGCGCTGAGGGCGGCGAAGTATCAAACGACAAGTTCCTATGTTCGATATGTGATAAGCTGATACCAATAGACTACCGCGTCATACATCAGAACTCCCACAAGGGCATCGATAAGTTCAACTGCGATATCTGCAATAAGAAGTTTCATTCCGGAGAGTATCTTGAAATGCATATGAGTGTGCATTCGTTAGATAAG GTGACAGTAAGCAAACAGGACAAATCTCTTCCCTACACATGTTTATACTGCGACAGACGGTTCGCGCGGCCGCATGAAAAAGTTAAACACGAAAGGATACATACAG GAGAGAAGCCTCATACGTGTGATATATGCGGCAAGTCGTTTCGCGTGTCCTACTGTCTGACTCTGCACATGCGTACACACACTGGCGCTAGGCCTTACGCGTGTTCACACTGCGGGAAAAG GTTTAAAGCCCACAGTGTGTTCAACCACCACCTGCTGACTCACTCTGAAGTTCGCGCGTACAAGTGTCCATACTGCCCGAAAGCTTTCAAGACATCAGTCCAACTGGCAGGGCATAAGAACTCGCATACCAAGCCTTTCTCATGCCAACATTGTAATCG CCCATTCGCATCCCTGTATGCGGTGCGCGTGCACACAGAGACGCACTCGCGGCAGAATAACCTGAAGTTCTCGTGTTCGCTGTGCGGCGCGAGCTACGCGCGGGCCTTCGCGCTCAAAGACCACATTAAGCAGGTGCACGACAAGGAAGCCGAGAAGGCTGATCACTTg ACGGCGATCAAAGAGGACGACTGGATAGTCCAGCAGAGCGCTGATGCTGACGTCGAGGAGGTACAGATCACTAAGGAACTGCCGCACGGACTCGAG ATAAGTGAACTGGGAATTATCAACTCGAACGAACTCACAGTTCCATAG
- the LOC126373571 gene encoding transcriptional adapter 3, producing the protein MLGKRMHHNSKGRLASKGHDNGKPSSPGISPYSKPAKMPGAVSGGKTKVEMCPIPYMKIQDNAANLPRFTAIAARSADEPIGMDELDALQLELESLLSNTALRVRYFQSEIESIDTNESKREKKGKAAGKQLQYPVKRKFPEDKLTKTKDYTKLSNQPKVPKFKNFSNASGASQNYSNDLVNSDNSVKLELSQFALPKNNIPYKFWNSVDPYCAPVTLDDIKFLESLLAQSSNTTLPPIPPLGKHYSEVWADEHLAEDQNASNPNSKTNKSGMSPEASSLRKKVEKSNDNNMITGPLTQRLVSALMEENVMPYEVPDMKIKQNSSSKSNYKNSLTLEKCLRKELVEQGILDPEDLPPLTNPADDEILAEIKKCQTELTAVRKDNCRNLKNLIGLCKQEMIRLNLKKQLDQVDMECIEIYKKMVAAKQKKRPITKKEKEDAWRAINEQIRLNKEINALPLTGPNTS; encoded by the coding sequence ATGCTAGGAAAACGAATGCACCATAATAGCAAGGGTCGCTTAGCCAGCAAGGGCCATGACAATGGTAAGCCTTCAAGCCCTGGAATTTCACCGTATAGTAAACCTGCTAAAATGCCAGGTGCAGTGTCGGGTGGTAAAACTAAAGTTGAAATGTGCCCTATTCCATACATGAAAATACAAGACAATGCTGCTAATTTGCCACGATTCACAGCGATAGCGGCGCGGTCTGCTGACGAACCGATTGGTATGGATGAGCTGGATGCTCTTCAACTAGAACTGGAGTCTCTACTGAGTAATACAGCACTACGTGTGAGATACTTCCAGTCGGAAATAGAGAGCATTGATACTAATGAATCTAAGAGAGAAAAGAAGGGCAAAGCTGCTGGGAAACAGTTGCAGTACCCAGTCAAAAGGAAATTCCCTGAGGATAAATTGACAAAGACCAAAGATTACACTAAGCTCTCTAACCAGCCTAAGGTTCCCAAGTTCAAAAACTTTTCAAATGCTTCAGGAGCATCCCAGAATTACTCAAATGATCTTGTTAATTCTGATAACTCCGTGAAGCTGGAATTATCTCAATTTGCtttaccaaaaaataatattccatATAAGTTTTGGAACTCTGTAGATCCATACTGTGCTCCAGTCACTCTGGATGATATAAAATTCTTGGAATCTTTACTGGCTCAGAGCAGTAATACTACACTACCTCCCATTCCACCACTTGGCAAACATTACTCGGAGGTTTGGGCTGATGAGCATCTTGCTGAGGATCAAAATGCTTCAAACCCCAACAGCAAAACAAACAAATCTGGAATGTCTCCTGAAGCTTCAAGTCTTCGCAAAAAAGTTGAAAAGTCAAATGATAACAACATGATCACAGGTCCCCTGACACAGAGACTCGTATCAGCTCTCATGGAGGAAAATGTAATGCCATATGAAGTACCTGACATGAAAATCAAACAGAATTCCAGCTCAAAGAGCAATTACAAGAATTCTCTTACTTTGGAAAAATGTTTGAGGAAGGAGTTGGTTGAGCAAGGTATTCTGGACCCTGAAGACTTGCCACCTTTAACTAATCCAGCAGATGATGAAATATTAGCAGAAATTAAGAAATGTCAGACTGAGTTAACTGCCGTCCGTAAGGATAACTGCCGTAATCTCAAGAACCTTATTGGGTTATGCAAACAGGAGATGATTAGACTGAACTTAAAGAAGCAGTTAGATCAGGTGGACATGGAATGCATTGAAATATATAAGAAGATGGTTGCAGCTAAGCAGAAGAAACGACCAATAACAAAGAAAGAGAAGGAAGATGCGTGGAGAGCAATCAATGAACAGATCAGGCTCAACAAAGAAATCAATGCCTTGCCCTTAACAGGGCCAAATACAAGTTAA